A region of Colletotrichum destructivum chromosome 11, complete sequence DNA encodes the following proteins:
- a CDS encoding Putative mycotoxin biosynthesis protein UstYa, with the protein MDSKYAEIPTMHEGDASIGRERTEQPVHNADYDVSKEILDLRRAVRNRNRLLFALTLCSLTTIAMIPMLHGLLPMWNTSSTTTSVLSEVNGLLPILPYREMIFWNDSTYTQEHSIMRHEPLEDVLRRIDETWNSLMPTNNGFVPIPHPERYNLPPQMLDGDDKPMDDYSVSVYHQLHCLHAILRSWVAYFYGQEQKDLFPSHILHCFDYIRFGLMCGMDMALEGGNAASIAAGQRCGTFGLGTTHVCRDWNTLYQWMEKKNVAKSNKRC; encoded by the exons ATGGACTCAAAGTACGCTGAAATACCAACAATGCATGAAGGAGACGCATCAATAGGAAGAGAAAGAACTGAACAGCCTGTCCACAACGCCGATTACGATGTATCGAAAGAAATTCTTGACTTGCGACGGGCCGTACGCAACAGAAACCGCCTGCTTTTTGCATTAACGCTTTGTTCTCTAACTACAATTGCCATGATCCCTATGCTCCACGGCTTATTACCGATGTGGAACACAAGTTCAACAACCACATCAGTTTTGAGTGAGGTGAACGGTCTCCTTCCTATTC TGCCATATCGCGAAATGATATTCTGGAACGACTCGACTTATACACAAGAGCATAGCATAATGAGACACGAGCCCCTCGAAGACGTGTTAAGGCGGATAGATGAGACTTGGAATTCTCTAATGCCCA CGAATAACGGCTTTGTGCCGATTCCACATCCTGAAAGATATAATCTCCCTCCTCAGATGTTGGACGGAGATGACAAGCCCATGGACGACTACAGTGTCTCAGTCTATCATCAACTACACTGTCTGCATGCCATACTACGGTCTTGGGTGGCGTATTTCTACGGCCAGGAGCAGAAAGACCTTTTTCCTTCGCACATTCTTCATTGTTTCGACTACATCCGCTTCGGACTCATGTGTGGCATGGATATGGCCTTGGAAGGTGGCAACGCCGCTTCCATCGCGGCAGGGCAACGATGTGGCACATTTGGGCTCGGTACAACTCATGTTTGCCGCGACTGGAACACACTTTATCAATGGATGGAAAAGAAGAACGTCGCGAAGAGCAACAAGCGCTGCTGA
- a CDS encoding Putative BAH domain, P-loop containing nucleoside triphosphate hydrolase has protein sequence MSTTSRNRRPRESSQIECAFRITCTERDSTLQRKRPNHNRSSAATPRFDQPYPFAPIGRLNGKSAREALGLQYSILPENAWLGMTQYNSFVLKGSKFLRESFIYVANGQKAQRQGTEVKEEAHNGSTKGRRTSKSGENWVAFILEIRASDEYHVFARVYWMYWPEELPEGTMDGERYPAGRQSYHGRNELIASNHMDIINVARVTSPADVKQWNEENDEEIQEALYWRQALDYRTKQLSSVVWLRPAAWDLHGSREQHLTAKEHVPDIEQGGYGRCLKTQQAVDEHKSVLNSWADLSSTPPRGSMYDSGDSPVDLHFTEQTMQVPFSVAPSGILESMTSEAGIEVGKAKENDMDETAIHMSHLSFDAAAQQQDEILSSPLLTVSLLDASPPSQFGLFGGSLSESCTLSQASRLFYNVTCPSSVLICGSQGSGKSNTLACLLENCIIPSKLGKLPQPLAGIIFHFDSFVSDAGGLPCETAFLASHNQASVRILCSPTNVRTIQSIYNSIPQVKIEPLRLSDQDLNTRRMLDLMAVKEGGVPLYLHVVNRILREMRLEQQEKGQRFNYSSFKEKLEQADLTLAQRGPLSQRLDTLESFMVNSKTKHGKIDWEPKPGQLTIVDLSCPCVTAETACLLFNICLSLFLEQKSCIGRVVALDEVHKYMQESDESNALTNSLLNTIRLQRHLGVRVLISTQEPTVSTKLLDLCSMTVVHRFTSPNWLQTLRGHIAGISSVSVTAPAQQELTEDVSPVVVGGQDSAGELFAKIVSLQTGQALVFAPGAVIGLRRKKPEAVATVQRLAHRPLLVKIRSRLTQDGGKTVMN, from the exons ATGTCCACCACCTCCCGCAACCGTCGCCCCAGAGAATCGAGCCAGATCGAATGTGCTTTCCGGATCACGTGTACCGAGCGCGATTCGACATTACAGAGGAAGAGACCCAACCATAACCGAAGCTCTGCTGCGACACCCCGCTTTGACCAGCCCTACCCCTTCGCTCCCATCGGTCGATTGAATGGGAAGAGCGCCCGCGAAGCTCTTGGTCTCCAATACAGCATCCTACCAGAGAATGCCTGGCTAGGCATGACGCAATACAACAGCTTTGTCCTGAAGGGTTCCAAATTTTTACGGGAGAGTTTTATCTATGTTGCAAACGGCCAGAAGGCACAACGACAGGGAACCGAGGTAAAGGAGGAGGCACATAACGGCTCAACAAAAGGACGCAGAACGTCGAAGTCTGGAGAAAACTGGGTGGCCTTCATACTGGAAATTCGCGCCAGCGACGAGTACCATGTCTTCGCACGCGTTTACTGGATGTATTGGCCAGAGGAGCTCCCAGAAGGTACCATGGATGGAGAAAGATATCCTGCGGGCCGCCAGTCATACCATGGTCGGAACGAGCTCATTGCCTCAAATCACATGGATATCATCAATGTCGCCAGGGTGACGTCGCCTGCTGATGTTAAGCAGTGGAATGAAGAGAACGACGAAGAAATCCAGGAAGCTCTATACTGGCGCCAGGCCCTTGATTATCGGACCAAACAGCTGTCGTCGGTTGTGTGGCTTCGCCCAGCGGCATGGGATCTTCATGGATCCCGCGAGCAACATCTCACTGCCAAGGAGCATGTCCCCGACATCGAACAGGGTGGCTATGGCCGCTGTCTGAAAACCCAGCAAGCCGTAGACGAACATAAGAGTGTTCTGAACTCTTGGGCGGACTTGTCGTCGACCCCACCTCGCGGGTCCATGTACGACAGTGGTGACAGCCCTGTTGATTTACACTTCACTGAACAAACCATGCAAGTTCCATTCTCTGTTGCACCCTCAGGCATCCTGGAGTCAATGACATCTGAGGCCGGGATTGAGGTTGGCAAAGCGAAGGAAAATGATATGGATGAGACTGCCATCCATATGTCACATCTTAGCTTtgatgctgccgcccagcAACAAGACGAGATCCTATCCAGCCCTCTTCTCACCGTTTCTCTGCTTGATGCTTCGCCCCCTTCTCAATTTGGTCTCTTCGGTGGCAGCCTGTCGGAGAGTTGTACACTCTCGCAAGCGTCACGTCTATTTTATAATGTCACATGCCCCTCTAGCGTGCTTATATGTGGCAGTCAGGGTTCAGGCAAAAGCAATACGCTCGCGTGTCTTTTGGAGAACTGTATCATACCAAGCAAGCTCGGAAAGTTACCACAGCCTCTCGCTGGCATAATCTTTCACTTTGACAGCTTTGTGTCGGATGCTGGCGGTCTTCCATGCGAGACAGCGTTCCTGGCTTCTCATAATCAAGCTTCAGTCCGAATCTTGTGCTCTCCGACCAACGTTCGCACCATTCAG AGCATATATAACAGCATTCCCCAAGTCAAAATTGAGCCTCTGAGGCTGAGCGACCAGGACCTCAACACCCGAAGAATGCTTGACCTCATGGCAGTCAAGGAAGGTGGCGTGCCACTTTACCTCCACGTGGTGAACCGTATTCTTCGGGAAATGCGCTTAGAACAGCAGGAAAAAGGACAGAGGTTCAACTACTCCTCTTTCAAAGAGAAGCTGGAACAGGCGGATCTTACTCTGGCGCAACGGGGCCCCTTGAGCCAGCGCCTCGATACGCTGGAAAGCTTTATGGTCAATAGCAAAACAAAACACGGAAAGATTGACTGGGAGCCGAAG CCTGGACAACTCACTATCGTCGACCTCTCATGTCCTTGCGTCACAGCAGAGACAGCATGCTTGCTCTTCAACATCTGCCTCTCGCTGTTTTTAGAGCAAAAGTCGTGTATTGGCAGGGTTGTTGCTCTCGACGAAGTGCATAAGTATATGCAAGAATCGGACGAGAGCAACGCCCTGACCAATTCGTTGTTGAATACGATCCGCCTGCAACGACATCTCGGCGTTCGCGTGCTCATCTCCACTCAGGAGCCTACCGTGTCGACCAAGCTCCTTGACCTGTGTTCGATGACAGTAGTTCATCGGTTCACTTCGCCGAATTGGTTACAGACCCTGCGCGGTCACATCGCTGGGATCTCATCTGTTTCAGTCACTGCACCAGCACAGCAAGAACTCACGGAGGATGTTAGCCCCGTTGTGGTTGGGGGACAAGATTCGGCCGGCGAGCTTTTTGCTAAAATTGTATCTCTGCAAACGGGGCAAGCTCTTGTTTTCGCGCCCGGTGCGGTCATTGGACTGAGAAGAAAGAAGCCAGAAGCGGTGGCCACCGTTCAGCGTCTGGCCCATAGACCCCTCTTGGTCAAGATCCGGTCCCGGCTGACCCAGGACGGTGGAAAGACAGTGATGAACTAG
- a CDS encoding Putative chromo/chromo shadow domain, Chromo-like domain superfamily protein, which yields MVSVKYVRRRRTAETFRRVSSRVASRRPTATKTSRRPEVSKHSKPNIQKKTTSKADTSISNPETARVPKSQDVEILTRRPDDGSKRLVPERLIQQKCPSQLYAYWKSFPQPREEIIQTNQYHVFDIIDENSSRGLKVQWVGYSPSDSDTTWEPASKIRKIAPELFDNYVIRKKVSKGHSHIRRSVETLKSDITQ from the exons ATGGTTTCAGTAAAGTACGTGCGCCGACGGAGGACCGCTGAGACCTTCCGTCGAGTCAGCAGCAGAGTAGCCTCAAGGCGACCAACAGCGACAAAGACCTCAAGGCGGCCGGAAGTATCAAAGCATTCCAAGCCCAACATCCAGAAAAAGACGACATCCAAAGCCGACACCAGCATCAGTAACCCGGAGACGGCAAGGGTACCAAAGTCACAAG ATGTTGAAATACTTACTCGCCGCCCTGACGATGGTTCCAAACGACTCGTCCCGGAGAGGCTCATCCAGCAAAAATGCCCCTCCCAATTGTACGCTTATTGGAAGTCCTTCCCACAGCCACGTGAAGAAATAATCCAGACCAACCAATACCACGTTTTCGATATCATTGACGAGAACTCTTCACGCGGGCTTAAAGTCCAATGGGTTGGGTACTCGCCGTCCGACAGCGATACGACGTGGGAACCCGCCTCAAAGATTCGCAAGATTGCTCCCGAGTTGTTCGACAACTATGTCATCCGAAAGAAAGTCAGCAAAGGGCACTCGCACATTCGTAGGTCTGTGGAGACTTTAAAGTCGGATATTACACAATGA
- a CDS encoding Putative PD-(D/E)XK nuclease, whose translation MHDTSFASPAAPSPFHGHDKDAIVSAWLQDLVDAITSPPGLLSPPPSPTSTFPHKRKAGSRSSSSTAKPQNPKRQAVTGAPMMESQQDPKTPRKSRRLAVAKDIAGGGHLRDDTSSSASDNDNEDGNDAENYLGSPTPTRLQRPPAAVSTVTIPSHPHTASSAYAAAIESRAAASMANPPSLPAPSEAASKTRLRSPVRGMANLEFADKPVKVVDLVDPSQIPNDVSSLFREIKRIKAGRGVVPESLRHDVEQEIAVTTPFEPELEDRNLDTTPTVRTHNNLLYELATLGWVVRDTREALNHQRSEAHWNERVHSPILVAAVERDRNTPGLAGDLGTRVFNSTQATIAPVCIPRHAEGLNLEAKMVDYCICVSDPSVQRAAREAVTSAARDARRHSSRRPPPSSRSASVSSSMSAASSAAGSARQVKDHPLPQSVNHTEYAPLCLSPIAVSIETKKPGGSEDEARAQLSVWVSAQMVRLHQLLGPQPVGITLPLLCVTGASWEMLFAVEKADHLEILPSFRFDGATSTLLGCYQIIGLLRALREWSETVFQEWFLGAVQAA comes from the exons ATGCACGATACTTCGTTTGCAAGCCCAGCAGCCCCCTCGCCCTTCCACGGCCACGACAAAGACGCCATCGTCTCCGCCTGGCTCCAAGACCTCGTTGACGCCATCACATCGCCGCCTGGTCTCCTGTCtccgccaccatcgccaacctcgacCTTCCCCCACAAGCGAAAGGCCGGAtcgcgctcctcctcgtcgaccgccaAGCCCCAAAACCCCAAGCGCCAGGCCGTGACCGGCGCACCGATGATGGAGTCGCAACAAGATCCCAAGACACCACGAAAGAGCAGACGGCTCGCCGTTGCCAAAGACATTGCTGGCGGCGGACATCTTCGCGATGACACGTCGTCCAGCGCctccgacaacgacaacgaagaCGGCAACGACGCTGAAAATTATCTCGGCTCGCCCACCCCGACAAGGCTCCAGAGACCGCCGGCGGCTGTCTCAACCGTCACGATCCCTTCTCACCCGCACACGGCTTCGTCCGCAtatgccgccgccatcgagagccgcgccgccgcgtcgaTGGCTAACCCCCCATCGCTTCCCGCCCCCTCCGAGGCGGCCAGCAAGACAAGACTGCGCAGCCCTGTTAGGGGCATGGCCAACCTCGAGTTCGCTGATAAGCCCGTCAAGGTGGTagacctcgtcgaccccaGCCAGATTCCAAACGAcgtttcttctctcttccgaGAGATCAAACGGATAAAGGCAGGAAGAGGCGTCGTGCCAGAATCCCTGCGACACGACGTGGAGCAAGAGATTGCCGTAACCACACCGTTCGAAccggagctcgaggaccgGAACCTAGACACGACGCCGACAGTGCGAACGCACAACAACCTGCTGTACGAGCTGGCTACCCTGGGCTGGGTGGTACGCGATACAAGGGAGGCCCTCAACCACCAGCGCTCAGAGGCGCACTGGAACGAGCGCGTCCACTCGCCCATCTtggttgccgccgtcgagagggACCGGAACACGCCAGGCCTCGCGGGGGACCTGGGCACCAGGGTCTTCAACTCGACGCAGGCTACCATTGCGCCGGTGTGCATACCGCGCCACGCCGAGGGACTGaacctcgaggccaagatgGTCGACTACTGCATCTGCGTCTCGGACCCCTCCGTCCAACGCGCAGCGCGAGAGGCCGTCACCTCCGCGGCCCGCGACGCCAGGCGCCACAGTTCcaggcggccgccgccatcgagccGCTCCGCCAGCGTCTCCTCCAGCATGTCCGCCGcgtccagcgccgccggctcggcCAGGCAGGTCAAGGACCACCCGCTCCCGCAATCTGTAAACCACACCGAATACGCGCCCCTCTGCCTCAGCCCTATTGCCGTGAGCATCGAGACTAAGAAGCCCGGTGGctccgaagacgaggccaGGGCTCAGCTGTCGGTGTGGGTCTCGGCGCAAATGGTCCGCctgcaccagctgctcgGACCTCAACCCGTCGGCATCACCCTCCCCTTGTTGTGCGTTACCGGCGCGTCGTGGGAGATGCTGTTCGCTGTCGAGAAAGCCGATCACCTC GAGATTCTCCCCTCGTTTCGCTTCGATGGGGCGACCAGCACACTTCTCGGTTGTTACCAGATCATCGGCCTGCTGCGCGCCCTCAGGGAGTGGAGCGAGACGGTGTTCCAGGAGTGGTTCCTCGGAGCAGTCCAGGCCGCATAA